AGCCGACGTGCAGCGGGTACGGCTGATCCAACAGCTCTACGCTGCCGGGTTACCGAGTAAGACGCTGCGCGAGTTGATGCCGTGTATCGAGGCCCCGGTGCAGCGCTACGCGACTCAACTCTTGGAGCGGCTGGCTGAGGAGCGCGACCGGATTGGAGCGCAGATCACGCAGCTCAGTCACACCCGTGATCGCCTTGATGCGGTCATTCAACGTGTTGATTCCACCGAGGTTGCCCCTGCTCCTTAGCGGGTAATTCTGTTCCGACTCCCGTGCGACCCCATCTGCAAGATGGTGAACGGAGCGTGCATCAAGGACACGTGCAGGGTCAGCAGGGCTTCTAGCGACGGAAACGCGCGCAAGCATTCCTGAGCTGGCATGCCCGCATCACGAACCTCCACCATCATTCCCGTACCAGCGTCACCGCCACCCGGAGAAACAATCAGAACAAAGCGTTCCAGGGTACTCCAATGCCAGTGAAGGCAATACAACCCCTATCTCGTGCTGAGTGGTTACAAATGTCTGACCTGTCTTTCCCATTGACGTTCCGGTCAGCAAGGTCCGCATTCAGGCCAGTGCAGAGACGGGGCGGTTCAGCCAGGCAGCCACCTGCTGCGCCGCCGTTGTGCGGGTCGTGACACTCATCAGCGTGACTTCGCTGATGGTCACGCGCCCTTCCTGTAGCAGGCCCAGACACACCTGCGCTTCTGCTTCGCTCAGCTTCTCCTGAGTCACCAGTGCCTTGAGGACACCTCTGGCCGCCCCGAGCGGATTAACGTGCTGTTCGAGGCCGAGCAGCAGCAGCAAGTAGCGCCCCAGCACTGGTGCGATGCCCCGGAAGGCCCCGACCAGATCGACGAGCACAAACTGCTCCAACTTGTCATCACCCAGCGCACGCAACGAAGCTTTGGTTTCAAACCCTCACTCCACGAAGAACCGACAGACATCGTAGGCCACCTCGACCTTCAAACGTCCGGCGATCTTGTGGCGGGTACGCAACGTGTTGGCGGCGTATGCTTCCAGCCGCTCGGGGGTGGGATCCCGCCCGACGCTGTCTAGGAAAGCCGAGAAGGTCAGCTCCAGGGTGTCTTTCAGCCCTGTGGCCGCAGGAAAACGCTGCTGCAACAAGGGGAGCACGATCAGGGCATACCGCACCTGGGAACTGTAGACGCAGTCGAGCACCGCGTAGAGTCCGCTGTTCCACTGGATGTAGGCCGGATCTGGCTGGATGCCCTCCTCCTGCACAAAAGCGCGGAGGGAGGAAACGAGTTCGGCCAGGCCGGGAGGGGTCATATCTCAGGGTACACAAGCCAGAGACGCACGACCCTGTCAGCCGTCATGGAGAGGGTGTTCCCCTTCAGAAAACGGATCATCCTGATCACTGAGTGCGCGGTCCAGCCTTTGCTCAGAACCCACTTTCTCCGACATAGAAGCCGAATTGAGAGCCGGGCTCTTTGGAATCTAGTCCCAGCGAGCAGGACACGTCGACCGTAACCCCATTGCGGCCGAACTGGTCCAGCGGAATATGAATGTCGGTCCGCGTGCCGTATCCCACTGGGCCGGACACGCAGTTCAGGTACAGATCCTTCTTTAGCGGCCGCCCCGTCATCGCGGTGATGAATTCGGTCAGCATCCGTCCCTCCCTGGGATCAATGTCCGAATCAGAGGCGTTGAACGAGATCAACCGGTTCTGGAGATCCCGGAACACCATGATTCGCAGGGACGTGTTCTTCAAGCTGTATTCGTACGAGGTGTTCACGACCTTTCCGGTTTCGTAGTCGGCGTTGGCCCTCTGTCGAAGGAGTGTGCAGCCGTACTTCTTGCAGGGGGAGGCCGACGTCATGGACTGCTTTGAAAACAACAGGGCCGGAGCGGCTTGAGCAGAAGTGACCACCAGGAGCAGCGGGAGAAGGGTGAAGAGCGGTCGGACGATGGATCGCCTGTGTGCTGGAGTCATCTGCGTCATAGGAGCCAGGGCACGGTATCCCGAGCGCGAGGCTGGGCGCTGT
The Deinococcus sp. KNUC1210 genome window above contains:
- a CDS encoding MerR family transcriptional regulator, which translates into the protein MRIGELAAAAGVSVRSLRYYEEQALLTSERSESGQRLYQPADVQRVRLIQQLYAAGLPSKTLRELMPCIEAPVQRYATQLLERLAEERDRIGAQITQLSHTRDRLDAVIQRVDSTEVAPAP